The following are from one region of the uncultured Hyphomonas sp. genome:
- the ispG gene encoding flavodoxin-dependent (E)-4-hydroxy-3-methylbut-2-enyl-diphosphate synthase, with product MSHNPIRPWRDITRRKSRQIRVGDVLVGGDAPIAVQTMTNTPTEDAAATIAQIQRAAEAGADIVRVSCPTEEATAAMPEICKASPVPIVADIHFHYKRGIEAADAGAACLRINPGNIGSEARVKEVVNAARANGCSIRIGVNGGSLERHLLEKYGEPCPDAMVESALDHARILDDFGFHDYKISVKASDMFLTVAAYQQLAEVTDAPLHLGITEAGGLRTGTVKSSIGMGALLWAGIGDTIRVSLSADPVEEVKVGFEMLKSLGLRTRGVNIVACPSCARQGFDVIKTVEILEQRLSHIHEPISLSIIGCVVNGPGEAALTDLGFTGGGKESGKMFVAGRADHNVSNADMIEHIVELVEQKAERLRAEREEAEVAAE from the coding sequence ATGAGCCACAATCCGATCCGTCCCTGGCGTGACATCACGCGGCGCAAATCCCGGCAAATCCGTGTTGGCGATGTTCTGGTCGGTGGGGATGCCCCCATCGCCGTGCAGACCATGACCAACACGCCGACAGAGGATGCTGCGGCGACCATCGCGCAGATCCAGCGTGCGGCCGAGGCCGGCGCCGACATCGTGCGCGTCTCCTGTCCGACGGAAGAGGCGACGGCCGCCATGCCGGAGATCTGCAAGGCCTCGCCCGTGCCGATCGTGGCGGACATCCATTTCCACTACAAACGCGGCATCGAGGCGGCAGACGCCGGCGCGGCCTGCCTGCGGATCAATCCCGGCAATATCGGGTCTGAGGCGCGGGTGAAGGAAGTCGTGAACGCGGCCCGCGCAAATGGCTGTTCCATCCGGATCGGCGTCAATGGCGGCAGCCTGGAGCGGCACCTGCTGGAGAAATACGGCGAGCCATGCCCGGATGCGATGGTGGAAAGCGCGCTGGACCATGCCCGCATTCTCGATGATTTCGGCTTCCACGATTACAAGATTTCGGTGAAGGCCTCCGACATGTTCCTCACGGTCGCGGCCTACCAGCAGCTGGCTGAAGTGACCGACGCACCGCTGCACCTTGGCATTACCGAGGCGGGCGGGCTTCGGACGGGGACGGTCAAATCCTCCATCGGCATGGGCGCGCTGCTCTGGGCCGGGATTGGCGACACGATCCGCGTGTCACTGTCGGCTGACCCGGTGGAAGAGGTGAAGGTCGGTTTCGAAATGCTGAAATCGCTGGGCCTGCGCACGCGCGGCGTCAACATCGTTGCGTGCCCGAGCTGTGCCCGTCAGGGCTTCGACGTGATCAAGACGGTCGAGATTCTGGAGCAGCGCCTGTCGCACATTCACGAGCCGATTTCGCTGTCCATCATCGGCTGTGTCGTCAACGGCCCGGGCGAGGCGGCCCTGACCGATCTCGGTTTTACCGGCGGCGGCAAAGAAAGCGGCAAGATGTTCGTGGCCGGACGGGCGGACCACAATGTCTCCAACGCCGACATGATCGAACACATCGTCGAGCTGGTCGAACAGAAAGCCGAACGCCTGCGCGCCGAACGCGAAGAGGCAGAGGTTGCGGCGGAGTAG
- a CDS encoding Stf0 family sulfotransferase codes for MNPYRTFFEAEGERFGRNPLDLSSVFPAHPNLRNYMMVISGRCGSTWLGRMLEDLRLVGAPNEYFNTQGLPALYRRREASGLQDYVRKTAAMHPVFGFQINPARLFHLEDLVDFRKSFAGFATIDLRRRDFVAQAFSFARARKSGNWHNVEGPPPEVTDSEVWSMVHHIIQNEQRIDKWYTQQEQSPLRLVYEDIVADRDSVILRILFHISRTGTLPAYTSPPQRQRRNGDGGPDTALLGFLQRNIEQIEQVHSNRARINTAQFIPRA; via the coding sequence GTGAACCCATACCGTACATTTTTCGAAGCCGAGGGGGAGCGGTTCGGCCGGAACCCCCTCGACCTGTCTTCCGTCTTTCCGGCCCATCCGAACCTGCGGAACTACATGATGGTCATCTCGGGCCGCTGTGGTTCCACCTGGCTGGGCCGCATGCTGGAAGATTTGCGCCTCGTCGGTGCGCCAAATGAGTATTTCAATACGCAGGGGCTCCCCGCCCTTTACCGAAGACGGGAAGCCTCAGGCCTTCAGGACTATGTCCGCAAGACTGCCGCGATGCATCCGGTGTTCGGCTTCCAGATTAATCCGGCGCGGCTGTTCCACCTCGAAGACCTGGTAGACTTCCGGAAGAGTTTCGCCGGGTTCGCCACGATCGATTTGCGCCGGCGCGATTTCGTCGCCCAGGCTTTTTCTTTCGCGCGCGCCAGGAAGAGCGGCAACTGGCACAATGTCGAAGGGCCGCCGCCCGAAGTGACCGACAGCGAGGTCTGGTCGATGGTTCACCACATCATCCAGAACGAGCAGCGGATCGACAAATGGTATACGCAACAGGAGCAGTCGCCGCTTCGCCTCGTCTACGAGGATATCGTGGCGGACCGCGACAGCGTCATTCTCCGTATCCTGTTCCACATTTCCCGGACCGGCACCCTGCCCGCCTACACGTCACCGCCCCAGCGCCAGAGACGAAACGGAGATGGCGGGCCGGACACGGCCCTGCTCGGCTTCCTCCAGCGAAACATCGAGCAGATCGAGCAGGTTCACAGCAACCGGGCGCGGATCAACACGGCGCAATTCATTCCGCGCGCCTGA
- a CDS encoding helix-turn-helix transcriptional regulator, with protein sequence MAHDDTHPEQAGPEEGASGKVLTDSERFALAREVFETRSFEGEDLRMGQVLRRVREIKGLELQDVSKATLLRKDYLMWLERMEVGELPKGGYLTAILGTYAKFLGLPEKDVIAIYTKECGAVQEVKEAAPVPKMGQIAAERARWPLALASAAALVALAAGAIGVSQFMRPAPEVTEAAAIVAVNGARDSLFSETESQRPVPDTLPLELVAVRQGWLEVRGADGTIFRSRVMAEGETYFPRLNAGWTVSARDGGAFEWRVGDIVVSPLGPDGAEMFSVSVDEQLARAAEVSAPAMAANGGGKATR encoded by the coding sequence ATGGCACACGACGACACGCATCCTGAACAGGCCGGTCCCGAAGAAGGGGCCAGTGGCAAGGTATTGACGGACTCCGAACGCTTCGCCCTGGCCAGGGAAGTCTTCGAAACCCGCTCTTTTGAGGGCGAAGACCTGCGCATGGGCCAGGTCCTGCGCCGCGTGCGTGAGATCAAGGGCCTTGAGCTGCAGGATGTTTCCAAGGCGACGCTGCTGCGCAAGGACTACCTTATGTGGCTGGAGCGTATGGAAGTCGGTGAGCTGCCAAAGGGCGGCTATCTGACGGCCATTCTGGGCACCTATGCGAAATTCCTCGGCCTGCCCGAGAAGGACGTCATCGCGATCTATACCAAGGAATGCGGCGCCGTTCAGGAAGTCAAAGAAGCGGCGCCTGTCCCGAAAATGGGCCAGATCGCGGCTGAGCGCGCCCGCTGGCCGCTGGCTCTGGCATCGGCTGCGGCACTGGTCGCGCTGGCCGCAGGCGCAATCGGCGTGTCGCAATTCATGCGGCCTGCGCCGGAAGTGACTGAAGCGGCGGCCATCGTGGCCGTGAACGGCGCCCGCGACAGCCTGTTCTCGGAAACAGAGTCCCAGCGCCCCGTGCCGGATACGCTGCCGCTTGAGCTGGTCGCTGTACGCCAGGGCTGGCTGGAAGTGCGCGGCGCCGACGGCACCATTTTCCGCAGCCGCGTCATGGCGGAAGGCGAGACCTATTTCCCGCGTCTGAACGCTGGCTGGACCGTGTCTGCCCGCGATGGCGGCGCGTTTGAATGGCGCGTCGGTGATATCGTCGTCAGCCCGCTTGGCCCGGATGGCGCGGAAATGTTTTCCGTCAGCGTGGACGAACAGCTGGCCCGCGCTGCGGAAGTCTCCGCCCCGGCCATGGCAGCCAATGGTGGCGGCAAGGCGACCCGCTAG
- a CDS encoding acyltransferase family protein yields the protein MTGPSPAPAFPRRYDLDWLRIIAFGLLIFYHTGMFYVTWDWHVKSVHVGHGAEWAMMLLNPWRLALLFFISGVALRFAADKLGASKLARARAVRLGLPILFGMAVIVAPQSWLQLVETGEFSGSFWQFWPHYLDFGSDYSVTTPTWNHLWYVVYLLVYTLMLAMVARPLARFMTGTGQRITHVLFAGRLGPLAALVLPVTPFLLYRFTLDPYFETTHDLTNDWANHAHSLTMLLIGFLLAKDRNFWRAIRRALPFALTGVLVLGAVLTPIWANWDAMAESADWSWLVWPARIARIVYAWLAIVTMLGLAQRYLNRPSRALTYLTEAIFPWYILHQTITVMAGYWLTRQGLSVWVEAPLVILATFGGCALLHEMVIRRVGFLRPLFGLKPNGPNAAERMAISVQQ from the coding sequence ATGACCGGACCGTCCCCGGCGCCCGCCTTCCCCCGCCGTTACGATCTCGACTGGCTGCGCATCATCGCTTTCGGCCTGCTCATTTTTTACCATACGGGCATGTTCTACGTGACGTGGGACTGGCACGTGAAAAGCGTGCATGTCGGCCACGGCGCCGAATGGGCCATGATGCTGCTGAACCCGTGGCGCCTCGCCCTCCTCTTCTTCATCTCCGGCGTCGCGCTGCGCTTTGCAGCAGACAAGCTGGGGGCCTCGAAGCTGGCACGAGCGCGCGCCGTCCGGCTCGGCCTGCCGATCCTGTTTGGCATGGCGGTGATCGTCGCGCCGCAGAGCTGGCTGCAGCTGGTGGAGACTGGGGAGTTCAGCGGCAGCTTCTGGCAGTTCTGGCCGCACTATCTCGATTTCGGATCGGACTACTCGGTCACCACACCGACCTGGAACCATCTCTGGTACGTTGTTTACCTGCTGGTCTACACGCTGATGCTGGCCATGGTGGCTCGTCCGCTGGCCCGGTTCATGACGGGAACGGGCCAGCGGATCACCCATGTCCTGTTCGCCGGCCGCTTGGGGCCGCTCGCCGCGCTTGTCCTGCCAGTGACGCCGTTCCTCCTCTACCGATTCACGCTCGACCCGTATTTCGAGACGACGCATGACCTGACGAATGACTGGGCCAATCACGCCCACAGCCTGACCATGCTGCTGATCGGCTTCCTGCTCGCCAAGGACCGGAATTTCTGGCGTGCGATCCGCCGGGCTCTGCCTTTCGCCCTCACCGGCGTACTGGTGCTGGGCGCCGTGCTTACCCCGATCTGGGCCAATTGGGACGCCATGGCTGAGAGTGCCGACTGGAGCTGGCTGGTCTGGCCCGCCCGCATTGCCCGCATCGTCTATGCCTGGCTGGCGATCGTGACCATGCTCGGCCTCGCCCAGCGCTATCTGAACCGGCCCAGCCGCGCGCTCACCTATCTGACCGAGGCGATCTTCCCCTGGTACATCCTGCACCAGACGATCACCGTCATGGCGGGCTACTGGCTGACCCGTCAGGGCCTCAGTGTCTGGGTTGAAGCCCCGCTGGTCATCCTCGCCACCTTCGGCGGCTGCGCCCTGCTGCATGAAATGGTCATCCGCCGCGTGGGGTTCCTGCGTCCGCTGTTCGGCCTGAAGCCGAATGGGCCGAATGCGGCAGAGCGAATGGCCATCTCCGTTCAGCAGTGA
- the ubiG gene encoding bifunctional 2-polyprenyl-6-hydroxyphenol methylase/3-demethylubiquinol 3-O-methyltransferase UbiG: protein MVKTIEGSLGAPSTPSIDPAEVEKFSSIAAEWWDPKGKFRPLHRFNPVRLRFIRETAEQHFGIAPGKVKPLEELRLLDIGCGGGLVCEPMARLGAAVTGVDASGANIKTALTHAHEEGLTIDYRAGTAEGLIDADEPLFDIVLNLEVVEHVADPIQFLKDTASLVRPGGLMIVATLNKTAKALASAVVGAEYILGWLPRGTHDWSKFLPPEEVSDALAAAGLEPAPAAGVSYTPLTGAWKISNDTSVNYMIVAPRPEQ from the coding sequence ATGGTGAAAACAATTGAAGGCTCCCTTGGGGCACCCTCCACCCCAAGCATCGACCCGGCCGAGGTGGAAAAATTTTCCTCCATCGCCGCAGAGTGGTGGGACCCAAAGGGCAAATTCCGCCCTTTGCACCGGTTCAACCCGGTCCGCCTGCGCTTTATCCGCGAGACGGCCGAGCAGCATTTCGGGATCGCGCCGGGCAAGGTTAAACCCTTGGAAGAATTGAGATTACTGGATATTGGCTGCGGCGGCGGCCTGGTCTGCGAACCGATGGCGCGGCTTGGCGCAGCCGTGACCGGCGTCGATGCGTCCGGAGCGAACATCAAGACCGCGCTGACCCATGCCCATGAGGAAGGCCTGACCATCGATTACCGGGCCGGAACCGCCGAGGGCCTGATCGATGCCGACGAGCCGCTTTTCGACATCGTCCTGAATCTCGAAGTGGTCGAACATGTCGCAGACCCGATTCAGTTCCTGAAAGACACGGCCAGCCTGGTCCGCCCCGGCGGGCTGATGATCGTGGCGACGCTCAACAAGACCGCAAAAGCGCTGGCGAGCGCCGTGGTCGGGGCCGAATACATCCTCGGCTGGCTGCCGCGCGGCACGCATGACTGGTCGAAATTCCTGCCGCCGGAAGAGGTGAGCGATGCCCTCGCTGCGGCAGGTCTGGAACCGGCGCCAGCAGCAGGCGTTTCCTACACGCCGCTGACCGGGGCGTGGAAGATCAGCAACGACACCTCGGTCAATTACATGATTGTTGCCCCCAGACCTGAACAATAA
- a CDS encoding DUF924 family protein encodes MSELPKPQDVLDYWIGEAANAPDAAGEKHKLWFGKSEETDAEIRERFGALVETLSDLPSAEDWAARGPRERLAVIIVLDQFRRNLFRDDASAFEQDGLALLLCKDGLALKQDKGLSEVERIFFYLPLEHSEAPEDQEHSVQVFTDLLVDAREGFRDLIENTLQYAKDHKKVIDQFGRFPHRNKALGRDSTDEEKEWLAEGGGF; translated from the coding sequence ATGAGCGAACTACCAAAACCGCAGGACGTCCTCGACTACTGGATCGGCGAGGCGGCCAACGCCCCGGACGCAGCGGGCGAGAAGCACAAACTCTGGTTCGGCAAATCGGAAGAGACCGACGCGGAGATCCGGGAACGCTTCGGCGCGCTGGTGGAAACGCTGTCAGACCTGCCTTCGGCGGAGGACTGGGCCGCCCGCGGCCCGCGCGAACGCCTTGCCGTGATCATCGTGCTCGACCAGTTCAGGCGGAACCTCTTCCGTGACGATGCCAGCGCCTTCGAACAGGACGGCCTCGCCCTCCTTCTCTGCAAGGATGGCCTCGCCCTGAAACAGGACAAGGGCCTGTCGGAAGTGGAGCGGATCTTCTTCTACCTGCCGCTCGAACACTCCGAAGCGCCGGAAGACCAGGAACACTCGGTTCAGGTCTTCACCGATCTTCTGGTTGATGCCCGCGAAGGCTTCCGCGACCTGATCGAGAACACGCTGCAATATGCCAAGGACCACAAGAAGGTGATCGACCAGTTCGGCCGCTTCCCCCATCGCAACAAGGCACTTGGCCGGGACTCGACGGACGAAGAAAAGGAATGGCTGGCCGAAGGCGGCGGCTTCTAG
- a CDS encoding aspartate kinase, producing MARTVLKFGGTSVGDLDRIANVADIVAARAEQGEQMAVVVSAMAGETNKLVALAEGAAGDGLAREHYDDEYDVVVASGEQVTAGLLALALRKRGLKARSWLGWQLKLKTNKSHGKARIMGFDDSSLPDSMDAGEIAVIAGFQGVTEDERVATLGRGGSDTSAVAVAAALNAQGCDIYTDVDGVYTTDPRMVPKARRMKKISFEEMLEMASLGAKVLQTRSVEMAMNHNVPVRVLSSFLKPGEPNPGTLVCAEEEIVEKQVVSGVAYSRDEAKITLFGMPDKPGVSAKLFAVLAQSGINVDMIVQANARGPDRANMVFTCTDRDSPFAKETLEKVKDEIGFDSMEVTRDVSKVSIIGVGMKSHTGVAETMFRALSDKNINIDVIATSEIKISVLIAAPYTELAVRALHTAFGLDAE from the coding sequence ATGGCGCGCACGGTACTTAAGTTTGGCGGAACATCAGTCGGCGACCTCGATCGCATTGCGAACGTGGCCGACATTGTGGCCGCCCGCGCAGAGCAGGGTGAGCAGATGGCTGTGGTCGTTTCGGCCATGGCAGGGGAGACCAACAAGCTGGTTGCGCTGGCAGAAGGCGCGGCAGGCGATGGCCTCGCGCGGGAGCACTATGATGACGAATATGACGTCGTCGTTGCCTCCGGCGAGCAGGTGACCGCGGGTCTGTTGGCGCTGGCGCTGCGCAAGCGCGGTCTGAAGGCGCGCTCCTGGCTTGGCTGGCAGCTGAAGCTGAAAACCAACAAGAGCCACGGCAAGGCCCGCATCATGGGTTTTGACGATTCCAGCCTGCCGGATTCGATGGATGCAGGTGAGATCGCCGTGATTGCCGGTTTCCAGGGCGTCACCGAGGATGAGCGTGTTGCCACGCTCGGCCGGGGCGGATCGGATACCAGCGCCGTGGCCGTGGCTGCCGCGCTAAATGCCCAGGGCTGCGACATCTATACCGATGTCGACGGCGTCTACACGACCGACCCGCGCATGGTCCCGAAAGCGCGGCGGATGAAGAAAATCTCGTTCGAGGAAATGCTCGAAATGGCATCGCTGGGCGCCAAGGTCCTGCAGACCCGCTCGGTCGAAATGGCCATGAATCATAACGTGCCGGTGCGCGTGCTCTCCAGCTTCCTGAAGCCCGGAGAGCCCAATCCCGGAACCCTAGTGTGCGCAGAGGAAGAAATCGTGGAAAAGCAGGTTGTCAGCGGCGTCGCCTATTCGCGTGATGAGGCGAAGATCACCCTTTTCGGAATGCCGGACAAACCGGGCGTGTCGGCGAAACTCTTCGCCGTGCTCGCCCAGTCGGGCATCAATGTCGACATGATCGTTCAGGCCAATGCCCGCGGTCCGGACCGGGCCAACATGGTGTTTACCTGCACCGACCGCGACAGCCCGTTCGCGAAAGAGACCCTGGAAAAGGTGAAGGACGAGATCGGCTTCGACTCCATGGAAGTCACGCGCGATGTCTCCAAGGTCTCGATCATCGGGGTTGGCATGAAGAGCCACACCGGCGTTGCCGAGACCATGTTCCGTGCGCTTTCGGACAAGAATATCAACATCGATGTCATCGCGACGTCCGAAATCAAGATTTCTGTCCTGATCGCAGCGCCCTACACCGAACTCGCCGTGCGGGCCCTGCATACGGCCTTCGGCCTTGACGCCGAGTAA
- a CDS encoding MFS transporter, with the protein MTDAPAKRLSLPRVLAFSSLSIPLAGVGLPVGVYLAPLYAREVGLGLELTGLLFMLLRFWDIFTDPVMGYLVDRYRSPWGRVRHWVVLSVPILGLATFFVYMPRVGEGPAYFVGWMILFYIGFTLLQTARSAWVPAIAIDYDDRSRFFQWAEIVSVLSMLSLLAIPAVLELAGFGVGRMGQVAIMGWVLLIALPISVFLACAFVPDDPVRGDKGHTEKFRLRPFIAALRNKYLGHILLLELLSGTAIAVTSANYLFVAEFVFGLSDGMSSLILMFFFLMAVCALPFWLKLAERTEKSFAFKVAALMCFCSSILYYFAGQIGGFWPLFIGAFVNGAAFSAPMVLARSMTADVVEWQVSQTGENRSGIYYSLITSAYKVGSSLALGVGYLILGQWAGFHPGRDNSPEAIQGLLLVFCLLPGTLYLLSALAASRYPFTRAMQQEVAKSLDPRGPEIMD; encoded by the coding sequence ATGACTGACGCTCCGGCCAAGCGCCTGTCCCTGCCAAGGGTCCTTGCATTTTCGTCTCTGAGTATCCCGCTCGCCGGCGTCGGTTTGCCGGTCGGCGTATACCTCGCCCCGCTCTATGCGCGGGAAGTCGGACTGGGCCTGGAACTGACCGGCCTCCTGTTCATGTTGCTCCGCTTCTGGGACATCTTCACCGATCCGGTGATGGGATATCTGGTCGACCGCTACCGCAGCCCGTGGGGCCGGGTGCGCCATTGGGTGGTGCTGTCGGTGCCGATCCTGGGGCTGGCCACCTTTTTCGTTTACATGCCCCGCGTGGGGGAAGGGCCGGCCTATTTCGTCGGCTGGATGATCCTGTTCTATATCGGCTTCACCCTGTTGCAGACGGCGCGCTCTGCCTGGGTGCCGGCGATCGCGATTGATTATGATGACCGGTCGCGCTTCTTCCAGTGGGCCGAAATTGTCAGTGTTCTGTCGATGCTGTCCCTGCTGGCGATCCCGGCCGTGCTGGAGCTTGCAGGCTTTGGCGTCGGGCGGATGGGCCAGGTGGCGATCATGGGCTGGGTGTTGCTGATCGCGCTGCCGATTTCGGTGTTCCTGGCGTGTGCCTTCGTGCCCGACGACCCCGTGCGCGGCGACAAGGGGCATACCGAGAAATTCCGGTTGCGCCCCTTCATTGCCGCTCTGCGCAACAAATACCTCGGCCACATCCTGCTTCTGGAACTGTTGTCCGGGACAGCGATTGCTGTGACCTCGGCGAACTATCTGTTTGTCGCGGAATTCGTGTTCGGCCTGTCGGACGGCATGAGCAGCCTGATCCTGATGTTCTTTTTCCTCATGGCGGTCTGCGCGCTGCCATTCTGGCTGAAACTGGCCGAGCGCACCGAGAAGAGCTTTGCGTTCAAGGTGGCGGCGCTGATGTGCTTTTGCAGTTCCATTCTCTACTATTTCGCCGGTCAGATCGGCGGGTTCTGGCCGCTGTTCATCGGTGCCTTCGTCAATGGCGCAGCGTTCAGTGCGCCCATGGTGCTGGCGCGGTCGATGACGGCGGATGTCGTGGAATGGCAGGTTTCGCAGACCGGGGAGAACCGGTCCGGCATCTATTATTCCCTCATCACCAGTGCCTACAAGGTCGGCAGCAGCCTGGCCCTTGGCGTCGGCTATCTGATCCTTGGTCAGTGGGCCGGGTTCCATCCGGGGCGGGACAACTCACCCGAAGCGATCCAGGGCTTGTTGCTGGTGTTCTGCCTGTTGCCGGGCACGCTTTACCTGCTCTCTGCGCTGGCGGCGTCGCGCTACCCGTTCACGCGGGCCATGCAACAGGAGGTCGCCAAATCCCTCGACCCGCGCGGGCCGGAGATCATGGACTAG
- the ptsP gene encoding phosphoenolpyruvate--protein phosphotransferase → MAYNLPATRLLMNRLRQMMAEDGETRSRLDNVVRLIASTMVADVCSIYLSDRAGQLILISTEGLKPEAVGNTRLSSAEGLVGLVSRRAEPMAIQDAPRHPSFSYRPETGEDPFHAFLGVPILRGGRVIGVLTAQNRTERVYGDEEIDTLQTIAMVLAEIVDRIDPDHLDNGHGHQRTRKPASLRGRVFCEGLGYGRAVLHDPVVPAAKFFAGDQELEAERLTRALIGLKTSIDRMMAIDGAVLGDDPRDVMETYRLLAHDPSWAEKLQEGVRSGLSAEASIDRARREHRARLQSARDPYLRERLHDLEDLDNRLLRILGGDEGRPEISEERSVLVARRLGPAELLEYANAGLRGILMEEAAASSHAAIVARALGIPTLGGIEGLTTRIDQGDWLIVDAEQGVLHVRPDDSLYDAYKDRVALRSERQAAYAALRDKPACTKDGTHVNLMLNAGLELDLDTLDQTGADGVGLFRTEFQFLVSETLPRLNDQVELYRRVLDKAPGKPVIFRTLDLGGDKVLPALNLQREENPALGWRSIRFALDHRGLFRRQLRALIRAAGEKPLTVMFPMVTVPEEFFAARDLLMKEVEWTAETTGKRPSRVEVGVMLETPALAFSLKELAGEAEFLSVGTNDLMQFFYAADRMTPSVSDRYDLVSPSALRFLKMVSEECRTHGIRMSACGEATGSSLSALCFVALGFTNLSMSAGSIGPVKRMIRSLDLTAFRADFLEALDKPNDAFRNQLLALAAQHGVELAEG, encoded by the coding sequence ATGGCCTACAATCTACCTGCCACGCGTCTGCTGATGAATCGCCTCCGCCAGATGATGGCAGAGGATGGCGAAACACGTTCGCGCCTCGACAATGTGGTCCGGCTGATCGCCTCGACCATGGTGGCCGATGTTTGCTCGATCTATCTGAGTGATCGTGCCGGTCAACTTATCCTCATTTCGACGGAGGGCCTGAAGCCGGAAGCGGTCGGGAATACGCGCCTGTCGTCAGCGGAAGGCCTTGTCGGCCTCGTGTCGCGCCGCGCCGAACCGATGGCCATTCAGGATGCGCCGCGCCATCCTTCCTTTTCCTACCGCCCGGAAACAGGCGAAGACCCGTTCCACGCCTTCCTGGGGGTGCCGATCCTGCGTGGCGGCCGGGTGATCGGCGTGCTCACCGCCCAGAACCGGACCGAGCGGGTCTATGGCGACGAAGAGATCGACACGCTGCAGACCATTGCCATGGTGCTGGCCGAAATCGTCGACCGGATCGATCCTGACCACCTCGACAATGGCCACGGGCATCAGCGGACACGGAAACCGGCGTCGCTGCGCGGACGTGTGTTCTGCGAAGGCCTCGGTTATGGCCGTGCCGTGCTGCACGATCCGGTCGTGCCAGCGGCGAAATTCTTTGCTGGCGATCAGGAACTTGAAGCGGAGCGGCTGACCCGGGCCCTGATCGGTCTGAAGACGTCCATCGACCGGATGATGGCCATCGACGGCGCCGTACTGGGCGATGACCCGCGCGACGTGATGGAGACATACCGCCTGCTGGCGCACGACCCGTCATGGGCCGAAAAGCTGCAGGAAGGCGTCCGGTCCGGCCTGTCGGCCGAAGCGTCCATCGACCGCGCCCGCCGGGAACACCGTGCCCGCCTGCAAAGTGCGCGCGACCCTTATCTGCGGGAGCGGCTTCACGACCTTGAAGACCTCGATAACCGCCTGCTGCGCATTCTCGGCGGCGATGAAGGCCGTCCGGAGATCAGCGAGGAACGCAGCGTTCTGGTTGCCCGCCGCCTCGGCCCGGCGGAATTGCTGGAATATGCCAATGCCGGCCTCCGGGGCATCCTCATGGAAGAGGCGGCGGCCTCGTCCCATGCGGCCATCGTGGCCCGCGCGCTCGGCATTCCCACGCTGGGCGGCATTGAAGGGCTGACCACAAGGATTGATCAGGGCGACTGGCTGATCGTCGATGCAGAGCAGGGCGTGTTGCACGTCCGCCCCGACGATTCGCTCTATGATGCCTACAAGGACCGCGTGGCCCTGCGCTCCGAACGGCAAGCAGCCTATGCGGCGCTGCGTGACAAGCCCGCCTGCACGAAGGACGGCACCCACGTCAATCTGATGCTGAATGCGGGCCTGGAACTCGATCTCGACACGCTGGACCAGACCGGCGCGGATGGGGTGGGCCTGTTCCGCACCGAATTCCAGTTCCTCGTGTCCGAGACGCTGCCGCGCCTGAACGATCAGGTAGAGCTCTACCGCCGCGTGCTGGACAAGGCGCCGGGCAAGCCCGTGATCTTCCGGACGCTGGACCTGGGCGGTGACAAGGTGCTGCCTGCGCTGAACCTGCAGCGGGAGGAAAACCCCGCGCTTGGCTGGCGGTCGATCCGTTTTGCGCTGGATCATCGCGGCCTGTTCCGCCGCCAGCTGCGGGCGCTGATCCGCGCGGCCGGGGAGAAGCCGCTGACGGTCATGTTCCCGATGGTGACCGTGCCGGAGGAGTTTTTTGCCGCCAGGGACCTCCTGATGAAGGAGGTCGAATGGACCGCCGAGACGACCGGCAAACGCCCCTCGCGTGTCGAAGTCGGCGTCATGCTGGAAACGCCGGCGCTGGCCTTCAGCCTAAAGGAACTGGCAGGGGAGGCGGAGTTCCTGTCCGTCGGCACCAACGATCTGATGCAGTTCTTCTATGCGGCCGACCGGATGACGCCCTCTGTCTCGGATCGGTACGACCTTGTCTCACCGAGCGCGTTGCGCTTCCTCAAGATGGTTTCCGAAGAGTGCCGGACGCATGGAATCCGGATGTCGGCATGCGGGGAGGCGACCGGTTCCAGCCTCTCGGCCCTCTGTTTCGTTGCACTCGGGTTTACCAATCTTTCCATGTCGGCCGGATCCATCGGTCCTGTAAAACGTATGATCAGAAGCCTTGATCTTACAGCGTTTCGGGCCGATTTTCTTGAGGCGCTGGATAAACCGAACGATGCGTTCCGTAACCAGTTGTTAGCCCTTGCGGCTCAACATGGTGTGGAACTGGCGGAAGGTTGA